CGGCCTCCACCTGCTCCTCGCTGATTCCGTCCAGGCCGCTGGAGAGCAGCAGCACAGCAAACGGAATCCCCGTCCAGACTTGTCCCAGCACGATGCCCCATTCGTGGCGAATCGGGGAGTGGTAGGGAATGTGGACGACGTTCAGTACGGCTTCCAGCAGGCCGTTGTCGCCGTAGAAGGTGATCAGGGCGTAGACCGCAATAATGCCGGGCACGAACATCGGCAGCAGATACAGGGTTCGCACCACCCCGCGCAGCCGCACGCCGCGCCCGAAGCGGCCATACAGCGCCAGCGCGTAGGCCAGCGCGGTGAGTAGCAGCACCGAGAAGAAGGTGACGAACAGTGTCAGCCGCATGTTCTGTGCGAAGGCAGGGCTGGCAAACAGGTTCTCAAAGACTTTCAGGGTCGGCGACTGGGTGGAGATCAAATTCAGGCCGCTGGCATACGACACGTTGTCGGCGGGCACGATGCCGAGCGAGAACTTCAGCGCCTCATAGGCGGGCAGCAGCACCAGGAAGATCAGCACGGCAGTGGGCGGCGTCATAAACGCCAGCCCCCAGAGTGCCTGGGTGGGCCAGCGAAAGCGGCGGGCGTGGGCGGGTAGAGCCTGACTCAAGCGGAACTCCTCCATTCTGAACGTGCACCGTTCTCAAAAGGCACTGTCTTAAAAGGCACAGTGCCCCCAGCCTTCAGGGGCACTCGCCAGCTCACTGACTCAGTTCTGCGGCTGGGGCGTGCCCGCGACTTTCTCGTACCACAGGCGGTTCATGTCGCTGCCGTACTTGCTGGAAAACCCGAAGCTGAAATCCTTGGCAATGTCGCCGTACTTGGCCTGCACCGCCTTGGACATGTACTGAATCTTGACACCGGGGTAGCCGTTCATCTTGTCCACCACCACGGCCTGCACGTCCGGCGAGAGCATCCAGTTGAGCAGGTCGTAAGAGGCCTGCTTGTTGACGCTGTCTTTGGCGACGCCCACGTAAGCGGCCCCACCGTAGAGCGGCGGATCAATCTGGGTCAGCTTGATGTTGTCAGGCAGCAGGCCCTGCTTGAGGTAGCTCAGGCCCATGTCCGACCAGACTGGCCCCATCGTGATGGCCCCCTTGCCGAGCAGTTGCAGGGTTTCTACGTTGTTCTTGGAATATTGTCCGCCGCCGTAGAGCTTGGGTGCCAGCGCCTTGAGGACCGTCAGGCCCTTGTCCCACTGTTTTTCCTTGCTGGCGTCGTAATCGGTTTCAAAAAAGGCCGAGTCGGCGGGAGTGATGCCGCCGCGCAGCATCCGGGTCACGAAGGCGTTGCCGCTGCCGCCGGTGTCGGGGGTGTTGTAAGTGAACTCGCCGGGGTGGGCGTTGACCCAGGCCAGCAGCGCCTCCAGCGTGCGCGGCGGATTCTTGACCTTGCTGCTGTCGTAGGCCAGCACCACGCTTGACCCCCGGTAAGGCACGCCGAAGCCGTGCGAGCGCTTGACCACGTTCTGATCCACGCGGGCCAGCATCGGCACTTTCTTGGCGTCCAGCGGTTCCATCAGCCCAGCATCTCCGGCAGTGTCCACTGGCCCTTCCAGGATGTCCACGCCGGAGATTTTGCCGACCTTCTTGGCGGCGGCCAGCCGGTCGAGTGTGGCCTGATCGCCCGCCCCGTGCGGCGAGAACACCAGATTCAGGCGCACATTGGGGTGGGTTTTCTGGTACATCGGGATCAGGCTCTGCTCCCACAAATCCTTGACGTTCACGTCGCCGCCCGAATAGATGTTGAGGGTGACGGTCTTGTCCTGGGCCAGCGACGCGCCCAGCAGGGTGACGGTGAGCAGGGCCGCGCCAGCAGTGAGTATGTTCCGCATGGCCTGACCGTAGGCCCGCCGCGTCAGCACATCGTCAATCACAACTTCCTGACAAATGGGAGCGCACAGTCAGTGATGCCTGAACTGCTCCGCTCTCCCTTGCGACTGCATCTTCATGATTTCAAACGCCACCTCCGCCTGCCGTTTATGGTTCCAGCAGGTGTTCAGGCCCTGCGTGTCACGCTGACTTTTGGTCCGTCGGGAGCCGGGGAAATTCACAGCATGATCAATTTCAGCCTCCTTTCGCCGCAGGGATTCAGGGGGGCGGGTCACCGTCATGGCACCCGTCATGAAGCACTTCTCGGCACCGAGTGGGCCACGCCGGGCTTTTTGCCGGGGCCGGTGACGCCGGGGGAGTGGGAAGTGGTCGTTCACACCCATATGGTCGCGGGCGTGACCTGGGGCGAGGTCGTGGTGGAATCGCTGGACGGATTGCCGCCCGCGCTGCCTACGCAGAAGCCACTGGAGAGTCAACCTGCCCCTGGCCCCTGGATGCTGGGCGACCTGCACTGCCACACCGATCACTCCGACGCCCGCTGGACGGTGCGCGAACTGGCCGAGGCGGCCACCCGGCGCGGGCTGAGCTTTTTGGCCCTGACCGACCACAACACCATCAGCGGAAGCGCCGAGCTCACGCGCCTCGCGCCGACGTTCCTGCAATTGCCTGGCCTGGAATTGACGACCTTTTACGGCCACGCGACGGTGCTGGGTCTGACTGAATACCAGGACTGGACTGAGTTGGATGCCCTGCACGGCACGCGGGAACTGGCTGAGCGCGTCGTAAATTCAGGGGGCCTCTTTACCATCGCCCACCCCTTTTCGGAGGGTGATCCCATCTGCACCGGTTGCGCCTGGACGTACTTTGATCTGAGGCCCAGTCAGGCCACCCATTTGGAAGTCTGGAATGGCGCGTGGAACCAGCCGCACAACCTTCAGGCGCTGGCCCACTGGTACGATCTGCTGGCACAGGGGCGGCGGGTGATCGCCGCAGCGGGAACGGATGTTCACGGGCCGGACTACGCGGTGGGCGACGGGTTTACCTGCACTCCGACGACAACGGATTCAGCCACCTTACTCTCGCAACTTCAGGCGGGCAACACTTACCTGGCCCGCGCCACGTGCCTGGAACTGGATGTTCAGACGCCCAGCGGCGCAGCGACGCTGGGAAGCGTTCAAGCTGCCGGACCCTGGACAGTCCAACTCCACTGGCATTCGCTGCCAGGCGGGTGCGAACTGCGAATCAATACGGACGGCACGCAGGTGGTGCAGCCCGTGAGCGAAGACGGTACCCAGACGCTTGAACTGCACGTGGAGCGCTGGTTCAATCTCGAGATCCGGCTTCCAGGCGGTGAACTCTACGCCCTGACCAATCCAGTGTGGGCCAATCTCATCTAAACTGAGAGTCCGCAGACCTCCATCTGACATTCACCCGCCAAGCCGTAGAGATGAAACACCTTCTCCTGACGGCTGCATTGTCTGGCCTGAGCCTGGCCAGCGCCCAGACCGCTCCATCCAACCTCAGTGGTACCCTGACCCTCTACACCTCCGAGGTACAGGCCGACGTGCAGGCGCAGGTGGACGCTTTCAAGCAGCTGGCGCGCTCCGGCGGCGTTGCCTGACGGTGAGGCGGTGGTAACAATGCGCTGGGAACACGCGAGGGCAGTGGCGGCCCAGAGCACGGTGCTTCAGGCCACCTTCGAACGCGACGCCTCGGTACGCGGCGCGC
This portion of the Deinococcus rubellus genome encodes:
- a CDS encoding CehA/McbA family metallohydrolase; the encoded protein is MINFSLLSPQGFRGAGHRHGTRHEALLGTEWATPGFLPGPVTPGEWEVVVHTHMVAGVTWGEVVVESLDGLPPALPTQKPLESQPAPGPWMLGDLHCHTDHSDARWTVRELAEAATRRGLSFLALTDHNTISGSAELTRLAPTFLQLPGLELTTFYGHATVLGLTEYQDWTELDALHGTRELAERVVNSGGLFTIAHPFSEGDPICTGCAWTYFDLRPSQATHLEVWNGAWNQPHNLQALAHWYDLLAQGRRVIAAAGTDVHGPDYAVGDGFTCTPTTTDSATLLSQLQAGNTYLARATCLELDVQTPSGAATLGSVQAAGPWTVQLHWHSLPGGCELRINTDGTQVVQPVSEDGTQTLELHVERWFNLEIRLPGGELYALTNPVWANLI
- a CDS encoding ABC transporter permease produces the protein MSQALPAHARRFRWPTQALWGLAFMTPPTAVLIFLVLLPAYEALKFSLGIVPADNVSYASGLNLISTQSPTLKVFENLFASPAFAQNMRLTLFVTFFSVLLLTALAYALALYGRFGRGVRLRGVVRTLYLLPMFVPGIIAVYALITFYGDNGLLEAVLNVVHIPYHSPIRHEWGIVLGQVWTGIPFAVLLLSSGLDGISEEQVEAARDAGASFWTLLTRIILPLNVVPLLIVLTFTFIGVFGSFTVPYLLGSAAPQMLGVSMQMNFGAFRQPQVAVALAVFSFAVCALVGYIYVAATTRQNRGRI
- a CDS encoding extracellular solute-binding protein, whose amino-acid sequence is MIDDVLTRRAYGQAMRNILTAGAALLTVTLLGASLAQDKTVTLNIYSGGDVNVKDLWEQSLIPMYQKTHPNVRLNLVFSPHGAGDQATLDRLAAAKKVGKISGVDILEGPVDTAGDAGLMEPLDAKKVPMLARVDQNVVKRSHGFGVPYRGSSVVLAYDSSKVKNPPRTLEALLAWVNAHPGEFTYNTPDTGGSGNAFVTRMLRGGITPADSAFFETDYDASKEKQWDKGLTVLKALAPKLYGGGQYSKNNVETLQLLGKGAITMGPVWSDMGLSYLKQGLLPDNIKLTQIDPPLYGGAAYVGVAKDSVNKQASYDLLNWMLSPDVQAVVVDKMNGYPGVKIQYMSKAVQAKYGDIAKDFSFGFSSKYGSDMNRLWYEKVAGTPQPQN